The sequence below is a genomic window from Silene latifolia isolate original U9 population chromosome 7, ASM4854445v1, whole genome shotgun sequence.
tcatatctgatgacatttacatttacacttacactctgTGCACATTTACAGACTTGCTAAACTAGAATGGAGTTCAACCTGACAGGTAGAAGCTGTGTAGGGAGGTCGAGAAGAGGTTTACACCGTACATCGGCCAGAAGTTTGGGGGGGTTGAGGACGCGGTGACTTTTTATAAGATATACGccattgcttgtgggtttgatgtACGTAGGTACACAACAAAAAAATGGCGTGGCGGTGAGATCAAGTCAAAGCTCGTCATCTGCAATCGAGAAGGTTTCGCTCACAAGACGCCCAGTAAAGATCGGGATGACGGACTGGTTGGGGAGAAGTCACAGAGGATATTCAGGGTGACTAGAGTGGGGTGTAAAGCGAGGATACGACTATATATGAAGAATGGTCTTTTATTAATTGACCGATTTCACGAGGGTCACAATCACGAGCTTATCTCACTTAAGGACAGAGAGTTCCAGAAATTGTCGCGTAACATAACAGATTATCACAAGATGATAATCGTTTCGAACTCAAGGGTTTGTAATATATAATCACTCTCTATACTAAATAAATAATTCCATTCATGTTATATTTATATGACGTATCTGTTAATGATTCATTGGcagctgaagataggagcaacAAAGACATACAGAATCTACAAAGAACAAGTGAATGGATTCGAAAACATTTGAGCAagcttaaatgattttaagaacttccataggGATCTTAAATGTTTCATTCACGAACGGGATGGTTAGTATTTTGTTGACCATTTCAAGGAAATGACTGAAACAAGAATAGGTTTCTACTTTGACTATGACTTTAACGATGATGGCAGCCTACGTAGGGCCATATGGGCGGACGGTACTGCCCGAGATAATTACAAAATTTTTGGTGATGCGGTGTCATTCGACCCAACTTACTCCACAAATAAGTATTCTATGGTATTCACACCATTCACAGGTGTTGACCACCATAAACGATCTGTGACGTTCTGTGGGGCTCTAATTGCAAGGGAAGATTATGAGTCATTTAATTGGGTTTTCAGCCGGTTTTTACAAGCAATGGGGTAAGGAACCCAAGTACATAATTACGGATCGGGACCCGGTATTATCAAATCTGCCCCTCTTGTTTTCAAGACAATGCGCCATCGATTACGtatatgtggcatataatgaacaaaatgCCCAGTACGTTTGGCGTCTCTAGGAGTTATTATAATGACTTCATGTGTAAAATTAatgacattatatgggacgatgaGCTTGAGGCAGCAGAATTTGATGGTATCTGGGAGCAAATAATTGAAGATCATGGTGTTGGCATAAATGATTGGTTTGCAGATACGTATGCTATAAGGGGACaatgggtgatggcgcattgcagaGACTTGAGGATGGCGTCGATTATGAGGACGACTTAAAGATCAGAGAGCAAAAATAGCTTTTTCAAGAGGTTTGAGCATACATAAGGAACattggttgagttttggatgcgttttgagagCGCTATGGACCAACAAAGACATACACAGAAGCAGCTTGACAACATGGATAAGCACTCGTTCGCAGTTGCGTCAACACATCTGGCATTAGAGATTCATGCTGCAAAGGTGTACACTTATTCAGCTTTCCAGAAATTCAAACAAGAAGCCGTCTTCTCAATTGATACATGTAGAACAGGAGGTTTCAGTGAGAGAGGCGAGCTAGAGGTAACTACTGTCAAAGATTCATCTAGAAAGAAGAATTTTGAAGTTGCATACAATCCAGGTAGTTTACACttcctatgacatttacactttctgtttttatctcatttaaattcctataacttaacatttacacttctaataacttaacatttacactttacaattcatgacatttacacttcctattagtttacatttacacttctaataacttaacatttacactttacaattcatgacatttacactttacatcatatgacatttacacttcctataccttaccatttacacttttccacttaatgacatttacactttacagttcatgacatttacactttacatcatatgacatttacactttctgtttttatctcatttaaatccctataacttaacatttacacttctaataacttaacatttacactttacagttcatgacatttacacttcttattagtttacatttacacttgtggacagcgggggcccacgggggcgcttgggaggaaagaggaacaagcgtttgcatttttgtatggagtcgccaccaatttttatgggaaattggaaccgttcgaatacctcgtgccatgtcaagacacaaagtagagacatgaacactaagcaatcgttacccttagcattctatgtctagaatgactctcgtggatgccaatgaacacgggtgttcacggagatctggagtaaggggtgagggtacgtattaggaagctcttttgatcgaacacctaatcccgcccgcctcgatagcggcctctactaatgattagggaagttgtctatacttgatatatcgtcggctatatgcatgcaatgcaaaatccaagttttgatcctaacatatgaattaatgctaagtcggtgaacaattaattaacatacaattgggtcgaagtaggatttaatgtccaattacatgtgaaaacatacaaatgataaaagaaatacaataattataaattacaataatgaaaattacattaattacaacggattaggcgatttatgtcgaaaatatctttAAAACAGATGATTTGGAAAagacgaataaaagaataaaattacgaacaaatcataaggtgataatacgattaatagttaattataggtaagctaattaaactaggtcaaggcaaaaacggagttcagggacagaattcaaccggaTAACAGCAAGCAGAGTCGTTCCTTGAATAAGCGCAGCGTGACGCTACGTCTGCTCGACACAATTCTGGTcagttgtgaagccggaattgcgaattgttaatatcaattggtaaatttaatgatcgattaaattatttactcggatgaaagtgattaataggttatttaacatatgaatgagtcatgaaagcgataaaacatggatgagacggaattaagatggattaattacaggagtgaacgatattaacaaactaaacaaattaattggactaaactaaacatgatgaattaatgacgaatatgcgatgaatatgacaaaagacagattaaaatatatcgaagacgaattccagaaactcgatatgaacgaattgaatccctaaagcccgaattgaatttaatgacgaaaacccgcaaatatgagattataagggatttaagtcggatttaatgacgaattaaacatgttaaagatgatgaattatatacatgtgaattatatgttgttatatcaaagaattaacaggaaacaaacgaaacaaaaacaagaatttgacgaattgcagaggacgaaggaagaagaaaggaagcgagaatctggcggcctcacgaagaggcgcgcgattcttCGTCCTTTCTCGACAGTCGATcttaaaatccgtaaaaagaggttttaaagcacggttttagaaatcggtttt
It includes:
- the LOC141590111 gene encoding protein FAR1-RELATED SEQUENCE 7-like, producing the protein MTETRIGFYFDYDFNDDGSLRRAIWADGTARDNYKIFGDAVSFDPTYSTNKYSMVFTPFTGVDHHKRSVTFCGALIAREDYESFNWVFSRFLQAMGYVCYKGTMGDGALQRLEDGVDYEDDLKIREQK